A genomic segment from Nicotiana tabacum cultivar K326 chromosome 7, ASM71507v2, whole genome shotgun sequence encodes:
- the LOC107823321 gene encoding guanosine nucleotide diphosphate dissociation inhibitor At5g09550 has translation MDEEYDVIVLGTGLKECILSGLLSVDGLKVLHMDKNDYYGGESSSLNLIQLWKRFRGNDKPPEELGTSKEYNVDMIPKFAMANGTLVRVLIHTDVTKYLNFKAVDGSFVYNKGKIYKVPATDVEALKSPLMGLFEKRRARKFFLYVQDFEESDPKTHEGMDLNKIAAKEFIAKYELEADTIDFIGHALALYTDDNYLDQPAMDFVKRVKLYAESLARFQAGSPYIYPMYGLGELPQAFARLSAVYGGTYMLNKPQCKVEFDENGKVVGVTSEGETAKCKKVVCDPSYLPDKVQKVGKVARAICIMSHPIPDTNDSHSAQVILPQKQLGRKSDMYLFCCSYSHNVAPKGKYIAFVSTEAKTDDPQTELKPGVDILGPVDEIFYETYDQFVPSHDSAADNCFISKSYDSTTHFESTVMDVLDMYSKITGKVVDLSVDLSAASATAEE, from the exons ATGGATGAAGAATACGACGTGATTGTTCTGGGCACCGGCCTCAAAGAATGCATCCTCAGCGGCCTTCTCTCTGTTGACGGCCTTAAA GTGCTACACATGGATAAAAATGACTATTATGGAGGAGAGTCAAGCTCACTTAATCTAATCCAG CTTTGGAAACGATTTAGGGGAAATGACAAGCCACCAGAAGAGTTAGGTACGAGTAAGGAATACAATGTTGACATGATTCCCAAG TTTGCAATGGCAAATGGAACTTTGGTCCGTGTGCTCATCCACACCGATGTTACCAAGTATTTGAACTTCAAGGCTGTAGATGGTAGTTTTGTGTACAACAAAGGGAAG ATCTACAAAGTTCCAGCAACTGATGTTGAAGCGCTGAAATCCCCATTGATGGGGCTCTTTGAAAAGCGCCGAGCTCGAAAGTTTTTTCTTTATGTGCAAGATTTTGAAGAGAGTGATCCTAAAACTCATGAAGGGATGGATTTGAACAAAATCGCTGCAAAAGAATTCATTGC gaaatatgaacttgaagctgataCCATTGACTTTATTGGACATGCCTTGGCACTCTATACAGATGATAACTATTTGGACCAGCCAGCTATGGATTTCGTAAAGAGAGTAAAG CTATATGCAGAGTCTTTAGCACGCTTTCAAGCAGGATCCCCCTATATTTATCCAATGTATGGACTGGGAGAATTACCACAG GCGTTTGCACGTTTGAGTGCAGTTTATGGTGGAACTTACATGCTTAACAAGCCACAGTGTAAG gtagagtttgatgaaaATGGAAAAGTAGTTGGTGTGACTTCTGAAGGAGAAACTGCTAAATGCAAGAAAGTTGTTTGTGATCCCTCCTATTTACCTGATAAG GTCCAGAAGGTGGGAAAAGTTGCTCGTGCAATTTGTATAATGAGCCATCCAATCCCTGACACTAATGATTCTCATTCAGCCCAGGTCATTCTACCGCAGAAGCAACTTGGTCGCAAATCAGACAT GTACCTGTTCTGCTGTTCCTACTCCCACAATGTCGCTCCAAAAGGGAAATATATTGCCTTTGTTTCGACAGAAGCTAAAACTGATGACCCCCAGACAGAACTGAAGCCTGGGGTAGACATACTTGGGCCTGTAGATGAGATATTTTATGAAACTTATGACCAATTTGTACCTTCACACGACTCTGCTGCTGATAATTGTTTCATATCTAAA AGCTATGATTCAACAACACACTTTGAGTCCACGGTAATGGATGTGCTAGACATGTACAGCAAGATAACGGGAAAG gtCGTTGACTTGTCAGTGGACCTGAGTGCAGCAAGTGCTACTGCTGAAGAATAA